One window of the Diospyros lotus cultivar Yz01 chromosome 12, ASM1463336v1, whole genome shotgun sequence genome contains the following:
- the LOC127787678 gene encoding sphingoid long-chain bases kinase 2, mitochondrial isoform X1: MKGRTLYIYTYIIMVYYGRTVAEMAKPSFLRAEMPIAPDLHAVRGGSSSSSRRDLVFIVNPRGANGRTGKEWKKLLPYLRSRLGSDCNICESLTSGPHHAIDITREAIREGADAVIAVGGDGTLHEVVNGFFWRGKHVSHDNPEATHTTALGLIPLGTGSDFARTFGWKNDPNEAIDRIAKGLRSRIDVGVITAANDDPHYFVNVADTHLSAKAGYFASRYKRFGNLCYVIGALQAFLGHYNQDLKIRINGGEWEVYTKVTALCIGNAKFFGGGMKITPNANPSSGNFEVVTLQDFRWYDFILKLHKLYNGTHLSVQNVSSRSARSIEVEEIGGSSSVYVQSDGEFLGFLPRKFLVLPGAIEMIR; the protein is encoded by the exons ATGAAAGGTAGAACTCtgtatatttatacatatatcataATGGTATATTACGGTAGAACGGTGGCGGAAATGGCTAAGCCCTCGTTTCTCAGGGCGGAGATGCCTATCGCTCCAGATCTCCACGCCGTCCGCGGCGGCTCCTCCTCCTCTAGCCGCCGTGACCTCGTCTTCATTGTCAATCCTcgag GAGCCAACGGCCGGACGGGCAAGGAGTGGAAGAAATTGCTACCCTATCTGAGATCTCGCCTCGGTTCAGATTGTAAT ATATGTGAGTCTTTGACTTCAGGTCCTCATCATGCGATTGACATAACAAGGGAG GCCATACGTGAAGGTGCTGATGCCGTGATTGCAGTTGGGGGTGATGGAACTCTTCATGAG GTTGTTAATGGCTTCTTCTGGCGTGGAAAGCATGTCTCTCATGATAATCCAGAGGCTACTCATACAACTGCACTTGGT CTTATCCCCTTGGGCACTGGTTCTGATTTTGCCAGGACATTTGGCTG GAAAAACGATCCTAATGAAGCCATTGACCGCATAGCAAAAG GACTGAGGTCTCGGATTGACGTTGGAGTAATTACTGCTGCAAACGATGACCCTCATTACTTTGTAAATGTTGCTGATACGCACTT GAGTGCAAAAGCAGGTTATTTTGCATCTAGATACAAGAGATTTGGAAACTTATGTTATGTGATTGGTGCTTTGCAAGCCTTTTTGGGGCACTACAACCAGGACCTTAAGATCAGG ATCAACGGGGGTGAATGGGAAGTATATACTAAGGTGACTGCTCTTTGTATTGGAAACGCAAAATTCTTTGGTGGCGGTATGAAGATCACTCCAAATGCGAACCCATCAAGTGGAAATTTTGAG GTAGTTACTCTTCAGGACTTCAGATGGTATGATTTTATTCTTAAGCTGCATAAGTTGTACAATGGAACGCATTTGTCAGTCCAAAATGTATCTTCAAGAAG TGCACGTTCTATTGAAGTTGAGGAGATTGGAGGCAGCAGTAGCGTGTATGTTCAGTCTGACGGTGAATTTCTGGGGTTCCTTCCTAGGAAATTTCTTGTTTTACCTGGTGCCATTGAGATGATACGATGA
- the LOC127787678 gene encoding sphingoid long-chain bases kinase 2, mitochondrial isoform X2 — translation MKGRTLYIYTYIIMVYYGRTVAEMAKPSFLRAEMPIAPDLHAVRGGSSSSSRRDLVFIVNPRGANGRTGKEWKKLLPYLRSRLGSDCNICESLTSGPHHAIDITREAIREGADAVIAVGGDGTLHEVVNGFFWRGKHVSHDNPEATHTTALGLIPLGTGSDFARTFGWKNDPNEAIDRIAKGLRSRIDVGVITAANDDPHYFVNVADTHLSAKAGYFASRYKRFGNLCYVIGALQAFLGHYNQDLKIRINGGEWEVYTKVTALCIGNAKFFGGGMKITPNANPSSGNFELLFRTSDGMILFLSCISCTMERICQSKMYLQEVHVLLKLRRLEAAVACMFSLTVNFWGSFLGNFLFYLVPLR, via the exons ATGAAAGGTAGAACTCtgtatatttatacatatatcataATGGTATATTACGGTAGAACGGTGGCGGAAATGGCTAAGCCCTCGTTTCTCAGGGCGGAGATGCCTATCGCTCCAGATCTCCACGCCGTCCGCGGCGGCTCCTCCTCCTCTAGCCGCCGTGACCTCGTCTTCATTGTCAATCCTcgag GAGCCAACGGCCGGACGGGCAAGGAGTGGAAGAAATTGCTACCCTATCTGAGATCTCGCCTCGGTTCAGATTGTAAT ATATGTGAGTCTTTGACTTCAGGTCCTCATCATGCGATTGACATAACAAGGGAG GCCATACGTGAAGGTGCTGATGCCGTGATTGCAGTTGGGGGTGATGGAACTCTTCATGAG GTTGTTAATGGCTTCTTCTGGCGTGGAAAGCATGTCTCTCATGATAATCCAGAGGCTACTCATACAACTGCACTTGGT CTTATCCCCTTGGGCACTGGTTCTGATTTTGCCAGGACATTTGGCTG GAAAAACGATCCTAATGAAGCCATTGACCGCATAGCAAAAG GACTGAGGTCTCGGATTGACGTTGGAGTAATTACTGCTGCAAACGATGACCCTCATTACTTTGTAAATGTTGCTGATACGCACTT GAGTGCAAAAGCAGGTTATTTTGCATCTAGATACAAGAGATTTGGAAACTTATGTTATGTGATTGGTGCTTTGCAAGCCTTTTTGGGGCACTACAACCAGGACCTTAAGATCAGG ATCAACGGGGGTGAATGGGAAGTATATACTAAGGTGACTGCTCTTTGTATTGGAAACGCAAAATTCTTTGGTGGCGGTATGAAGATCACTCCAAATGCGAACCCATCAAGTGGAAATTTTGAG TTACTCTTCAGGACTTCAGATGGTATGATTTTATTCTTAAGCTGCATAAGTTGTACAATGGAACGCATTTGTCAGTCCAAAATGTATCTTCAAGAAG TGCACGTTCTATTGAAGTTGAGGAGATTGGAGGCAGCAGTAGCGTGTATGTTCAGTCTGACGGTGAATTTCTGGGGTTCCTTCCTAGGAAATTTCTTGTTTTACCTGGTGCCATTGAGATGA